A region from the Pseudomonas triticicola genome encodes:
- the fkpB gene encoding FKBP-type peptidyl-prolyl cis-trans isomerase, with the protein MTEPLSTEQRIGQNTEVTLHFALRLENGDTVDSTFDKAPATFKVGDGNLLPGFEAALFGFKAGDKRTLIVEPENAFGQPNPQNVQTIPRSQFTDMELSPGLLVIFNDAANTELPGVVKEFDDTQVTVDFNHPLAGKTLTFDVEIISVEAI; encoded by the coding sequence ATGACTGAACCGCTATCGACTGAGCAACGCATCGGCCAGAACACCGAAGTCACCCTGCACTTCGCCTTGCGCCTGGAAAACGGTGACACCGTCGACAGTACCTTCGACAAGGCCCCGGCGACGTTCAAGGTCGGCGATGGCAACCTGCTGCCGGGCTTCGAAGCCGCACTGTTCGGCTTCAAGGCCGGCGACAAGCGCACCCTGATCGTCGAGCCGGAAAACGCTTTTGGTCAGCCGAACCCGCAGAACGTGCAGACCATCCCGCGTTCGCAGTTCACCGACATGGAGTTGTCGCCGGGTCTGCTGGTGATCTTCAACGATGCGGCCAATACTGAATTGCCAGGTGTGGTGAAGGAATTCGACGACACGCAAGTGACCGTCGACTTCAACCACCCGCTGGCGGGCAAGACGCTGACCTTTGACGTGGAAATCATTTCCGTCGAAGCGATCTAA
- the ispH gene encoding 4-hydroxy-3-methylbut-2-enyl diphosphate reductase: protein MQIKLANPRGFCAGVDRAIEIVNRALEVFGPPIYVRHEVVHNKFVVEDLRSRGAIFVEELDQVPDDVIVIFSAHGVSQAVRNEAAGRGLKVFDATCPLVTKVHIEVAKYSRDGRECILIGHAGHPEVEGTMGQYDASNGGAIYLVEDEKDVAALQVRDPQRLAFVTQTTLSMDDTSRVIDALRTRFPAIGGPRKDDICYATQNRQDAVKQLADECDVVLVVGSPNSSNSNRLRELAERMATPAYLIDGAEDLQQSWFDGVERIGITAGASAPEVLVRGVIQQLQAWGATGADELAGREENITFSMPKELRVRSI, encoded by the coding sequence ATGCAAATCAAACTCGCCAACCCCCGTGGCTTCTGCGCCGGTGTGGACCGGGCGATCGAAATCGTCAACCGCGCCCTGGAAGTCTTCGGGCCGCCGATCTATGTGCGTCACGAAGTGGTGCACAACAAGTTCGTCGTCGAAGACCTGCGCAGCCGTGGCGCGATTTTCGTCGAAGAGCTCGATCAGGTACCCGATGACGTCATCGTCATCTTCAGCGCCCACGGTGTTTCCCAAGCCGTGCGCAACGAAGCCGCCGGTCGTGGCCTGAAAGTCTTCGATGCAACCTGCCCGCTGGTGACGAAGGTGCACATCGAAGTCGCCAAATACAGCCGCGACGGTCGCGAGTGCATCCTGATCGGCCACGCCGGTCACCCGGAGGTTGAAGGCACCATGGGTCAGTACGACGCCAGCAATGGCGGCGCGATCTACCTCGTCGAAGACGAAAAGGACGTGGCCGCATTGCAGGTGCGCGATCCGCAAAGACTCGCCTTCGTCACCCAGACAACCTTGTCGATGGACGATACCAGCCGTGTGATCGACGCCCTGCGCACGCGCTTCCCGGCCATCGGTGGCCCGCGCAAGGACGACATCTGCTACGCCACACAAAACCGCCAGGACGCCGTCAAGCAACTGGCCGACGAATGCGACGTGGTGCTGGTGGTCGGCAGCCCGAACAGTTCCAACTCCAACCGTCTGCGCGAATTGGCTGAGCGCATGGCGACTCCGGCGTACCTGATCGACGGTGCCGAGGATCTGCAACAGAGCTGGTTCGACGGCGTCGAGCGCATTGGCATTACCGCTGGCGCCTCGGCACCGGAAGTGCTGGTCCGGGGCGTGATCCAGCAATTGCAGGCCTGGGGCGCCACCGGTGCCGACGAGTTGGCTGGCCGTGAGGAGAACATCACGTTCTCGATGCCGAAAGAGCTGCGCGTCCGTTCGATCTGA
- a CDS encoding GspH/FimT family pseudopilin, whose product MPQHGFSLIELLMGLAIGAIVLLLVSPAFAALKQATQRDHAAQSLIEGIRHARTLAITHNQSVVIHGIDGDWSQGWRIILDLNGKGPEDSSNPLLVERASEAKVPIVGNWWVSRYVRFSHLGQPLMPGRRFQAGTIHICSPREPVSQRQIVLAATGRVRLGSQETEQALCDKRRSVRSNGRAALSASRT is encoded by the coding sequence ATGCCGCAACACGGTTTCAGCCTGATTGAACTGCTTATGGGACTGGCGATTGGCGCAATTGTTCTGCTGCTGGTCAGCCCGGCGTTCGCCGCGCTCAAGCAAGCGACTCAGCGCGACCACGCTGCGCAGTCGCTGATCGAAGGTATTCGCCACGCTCGCACCTTGGCCATCACGCACAATCAGAGCGTGGTGATCCATGGCATCGATGGTGACTGGAGTCAGGGATGGCGGATCATTCTTGATCTCAACGGCAAGGGGCCGGAGGACAGCAGCAATCCGCTGCTGGTTGAACGCGCCAGTGAGGCGAAGGTGCCGATTGTCGGCAACTGGTGGGTGAGCCGCTATGTGCGGTTCAGTCATCTGGGGCAGCCGCTGATGCCGGGGCGGCGATTTCAGGCGGGGACGATACACATCTGCTCGCCGCGCGAACCGGTCAGCCAGCGGCAGATCGTGCTGGCGGCGACCGGTCGCGTCCGCCTGGGCAGTCAGGAGACCGAACAGGCGCTGTGCGACAAACGCAGAAGCGTCAGATCGAACGGACGCGCAGCTCTTTCGGCATCGAGAACGTGA
- a CDS encoding GspH/FimT family pseudopilin — protein MDLRTKGFTLVELLVAIAVFLILITLAVPAFTRTIQSSKADTEVGDLQRAINFARLEAINRGVTTRLRPTAGGSVWTGELAVYDSTGNPANVLRVVPAMSSGATLTLPSGVTALDFNNLGGLAAPSTAVVIGYTLGTQSRTLNVCLNGRIQLGGNCG, from the coding sequence ATGGATCTTCGTACAAAAGGTTTCACGCTGGTCGAGTTGCTGGTCGCCATTGCGGTGTTCCTGATACTGATCACGCTGGCGGTGCCGGCCTTTACCCGTACGATCCAGAGCAGCAAGGCGGATACCGAAGTCGGCGACTTGCAGCGCGCGATCAATTTCGCTCGCCTCGAGGCAATCAATCGCGGCGTGACCACGCGTCTGCGTCCGACCGCCGGCGGCAGTGTGTGGACCGGTGAGCTGGCGGTCTACGACAGTACTGGCAATCCGGCCAATGTGTTGCGGGTTGTTCCAGCGATGAGCAGCGGCGCGACTCTGACGCTACCCTCAGGAGTGACCGCACTGGATTTCAACAATCTTGGTGGTCTGGCGGCACCGTCGACGGCGGTAGTCATCGGTTACACGCTGGGCACGCAAAGCAGGACGCTGAACGTGTGTTTGAACGGACGCATTCAACTGGGTGGAAATTGCGGATGA
- the pilV gene encoding type IV pilus modification protein PilV translates to MRAGSKNAQEGMTLIEVLVALLILTVGLLGAAAVQLNALKYTDSSRMTSQASFIAYDMMDRIRANSGANYTVTPPTSGNLSNARDQDLYDFTTNIANFGGPTATGSITLNQRVYTITITWSDARAANAASAQRSFVLTSRAAVDPVATP, encoded by the coding sequence ATGAGGGCAGGGAGCAAAAACGCACAGGAGGGCATGACGCTGATCGAAGTGCTGGTCGCGCTGCTGATTCTCACCGTCGGGCTGTTGGGCGCAGCGGCGGTGCAGCTCAACGCGCTGAAGTACACCGACAGTTCGCGGATGACCAGTCAGGCCAGCTTCATCGCCTATGACATGATGGATCGCATCCGCGCCAATTCCGGTGCCAACTACACCGTCACGCCACCGACCTCGGGCAATCTCAGTAATGCGCGGGACCAGGACCTCTACGATTTCACCACCAACATCGCCAACTTCGGCGGCCCGACCGCGACGGGCAGTATCACCCTCAACCAGCGGGTCTACACCATCACGATCACCTGGAGCGATGCGCGCGCGGCCAACGCTGCCAGTGCCCAGCGCAGTTTCGTCCTGACCAGCCGGGCGGCGGTCGATCCGGTGGCCACGCCATGA
- a CDS encoding PilW family protein → MKHASRGFGLIELLIALALGLIVVLGVVQIFIAAKNTYVSQNSAAAMQEDARFVLSKMIQEIRMVGMFGCLGTIVDSSSAGDFNAAQLTPINWDNASLKLTMVTADVGSGGGTPTWTVISDCRNSAVAYSGLRNPTTGQIAFPIRRLIYSFSNNQILMGTGSGNPAQQVLVNNVSAFNVTFGLASSATDVAASTYSSNPGDPARIRSVRLSLTLTDPNNRVRNQTFNVVAALRNRLP, encoded by the coding sequence ATGAAGCACGCCAGCCGTGGTTTCGGCCTGATCGAATTGCTGATTGCCCTGGCTTTGGGGTTGATCGTCGTACTCGGCGTGGTGCAGATTTTCATCGCCGCGAAAAACACCTACGTCAGTCAGAACAGCGCCGCCGCGATGCAGGAAGACGCGCGCTTTGTCTTGAGCAAGATGATTCAGGAAATTCGCATGGTCGGCATGTTCGGCTGCCTCGGCACCATCGTCGACTCCAGCTCAGCAGGGGATTTCAACGCGGCGCAACTCACTCCGATCAACTGGGATAACGCCAGTCTCAAGCTGACCATGGTCACCGCCGATGTCGGCAGCGGCGGGGGAACGCCGACCTGGACGGTGATTTCCGATTGTCGCAACAGCGCGGTCGCCTACAGCGGATTGCGCAACCCGACCACGGGGCAGATCGCGTTCCCGATCCGGCGCCTGATCTACAGCTTCAGCAATAACCAGATCCTCATGGGCACTGGCAGCGGCAATCCGGCGCAGCAAGTGCTGGTGAACAACGTCAGCGCCTTCAACGTCACCTTCGGCCTAGCCAGCTCGGCGACAGACGTCGCAGCCTCGACCTACAGCAGCAATCCTGGCGATCCCGCGCGCATCCGCAGTGTGCGCCTGAGCCTGACCCTCACCGACCCGAACAATCGGGTGCGCAATCAAACCTTCAACGTGGTTGCGGCATTGCGCAACCGCTTGCCATGA
- a CDS encoding pilus assembly PilX family protein → MRISLQQHKAQRGMVLLVSLVFLLLLTLIGLSSMQSANLQEKMAGSVSLRNQSFQAAEAALRVGESAVQLDSYSLGVCSGTSQCLPPAESSSVSSAGFNSTSGVTWIAAGNGFYGVQNIGTTLTAVNVPSNTSATLYRVTAVGIAGNSRSVVESVYAKY, encoded by the coding sequence ATGAGGATTTCCTTGCAACAACATAAGGCCCAGCGCGGCATGGTCTTGTTGGTCAGTCTGGTGTTTCTGCTTTTGCTGACATTGATCGGTTTGTCCTCGATGCAGAGCGCCAACCTGCAAGAGAAAATGGCCGGCAGCGTAAGCCTGCGCAATCAATCATTTCAGGCGGCCGAAGCGGCATTGCGTGTGGGCGAAAGCGCAGTACAACTGGACAGTTATTCGTTGGGGGTGTGCAGCGGCACGAGCCAATGTCTGCCGCCGGCGGAATCGTCATCGGTCAGCTCGGCAGGTTTCAATTCGACCTCCGGAGTGACCTGGATCGCTGCCGGTAATGGCTTTTATGGCGTGCAGAACATCGGCACGACCCTGACGGCGGTGAACGTGCCGAGTAACACCTCGGCAACCCTGTATCGAGTCACTGCGGTTGGCATCGCCGGCAATTCGCGTAGCGTGGTGGAGAGTGTCTATGCGAAGTATTGA
- a CDS encoding pilus assembly protein, with translation MRSIERGLSLLVGMLLSLYLAAPAWAFTPSDSPLLSAAAVAPNVMLLIDDSGSMNSIIYAAEFNPNVNRTPARQCNAFLGLCSALNAPQITGDTVFLSSLPTSGCSGGAYAFYNNSVAPLCLKLPDPVGNENTRYSADYISYIVSLANSNGTRDFTNGAIPNDYRMNVARNVSTALVSSNRTLRMGLSTFNPATSSNPGNGGFIARSITDLSPVTGSVTQAQADTNYNALISSINGLNAVANTPLAESYYEVTRYMRGLAPYYNGTPATYTSPIQYRCQKNYGVVITDGLPTYDRTFPTNDPLGGSRLPNWDGVNNDGDNLNGDGEGDTLYLDDIAKFAFDIDMRSTGTDAAGKSWNAVDFPRQNMNTYTVGFAADNDMLSDAASYGQGRYYQATDSSGLNAALSSALSDITSKAGSGGAGVASSSTLTSGSSFYQTTYDPKDWRGTIRSFGFTSTGTVNTSAAQWSTDTTIVPSATAPTFQSWNTLSNTPIALAFGSFSPAQQNTLNQGLPTGISGTELVEWSKGTNRAGLKVRTALLGDIINSPLVLASPSDKTASDLTGDSSYTNYLTTKAANMNTSLVVNANDGFVNVINSANGTRRYAYMPSSVLPSLRLIADTNYVNGVSHKFLVDGQLGVFDAQAGTTWRTLAIGGTGAGGKTFYGLQLFDASAGNVIKALWEVSAPATANASNAFNDLGYAYARPEVARLANGRWATFIANGYGSNSGVAALYVLDAMDGSLIRKIVIDSTETTNGLSSVKLRVNSSNVVQAAYAGDLKGRMWKFDLSAPGAESWGVAFAGKPLFTAPGGATQPITAQPLLADNPQGGKQVFFGTGKFNETADKTNKDLQAFYSIWDAEGGAGQITVSSLQAQAITGSFSGSSGQFLTTSQNETTYPAEKGWYLPLVYNNVLTGERVINQASIVLGRVVFTTASVDTTDPCSSFGTGRLVELDAFNGKMLNYAVIDTNGDRLVDGTDTISSGVVFTGGIPTLNVISAGGTGKVVTDTSGVITTIVEKGGGGSRRIMWRQIQ, from the coding sequence ATGCGAAGTATTGAGCGCGGCCTGTCGCTGCTGGTCGGCATGCTCCTGAGCCTTTATCTGGCGGCACCGGCCTGGGCTTTCACGCCGTCCGATTCGCCATTGCTGAGCGCGGCTGCGGTGGCGCCCAACGTGATGCTGCTGATCGATGATTCGGGGAGTATGAACAGCATCATTTACGCCGCCGAATTCAACCCTAACGTCAACCGCACTCCCGCCCGCCAGTGCAATGCGTTCCTCGGCTTGTGCTCTGCACTCAATGCGCCGCAGATTACCGGCGACACGGTATTTCTATCGAGCCTGCCGACTTCCGGTTGCTCGGGAGGCGCCTACGCGTTCTACAACAACAGCGTGGCGCCGTTGTGCCTCAAGCTCCCTGATCCCGTAGGCAACGAGAACACCCGTTATTCTGCCGATTACATTTCCTACATAGTCAGCCTCGCCAACAGCAACGGCACCCGCGACTTCACCAACGGGGCGATCCCCAACGATTACCGGATGAACGTGGCGCGCAACGTTTCCACCGCACTGGTGAGCAGCAACCGCACCTTGCGCATGGGCCTGTCGACGTTCAACCCGGCCACCAGCAGCAACCCGGGCAACGGCGGGTTTATCGCCCGCTCGATCACCGATTTGTCACCGGTCACCGGCAGCGTGACCCAAGCCCAGGCAGACACCAACTACAACGCGCTGATTTCATCGATCAACGGCTTGAACGCAGTCGCCAATACGCCGTTGGCCGAGAGCTACTACGAAGTCACCCGCTACATGCGTGGCCTGGCGCCTTACTACAACGGCACGCCGGCGACCTATACCAGCCCGATTCAATATCGCTGCCAGAAAAACTACGGCGTGGTGATTACCGATGGCTTGCCGACCTATGACCGTACCTTCCCGACCAACGATCCGCTGGGGGGCAGTCGGTTGCCGAACTGGGATGGCGTGAACAATGACGGCGACAACCTCAACGGTGACGGTGAAGGCGATACGCTCTATCTGGATGACATCGCCAAATTCGCCTTCGACATCGACATGCGTTCGACCGGTACCGACGCCGCCGGCAAGAGCTGGAACGCGGTGGATTTTCCCCGGCAGAACATGAATACCTACACCGTGGGTTTCGCTGCGGATAATGACATGTTGTCCGACGCCGCCAGTTACGGGCAGGGCAGGTATTACCAGGCGACCGACAGCTCCGGGCTCAATGCGGCGTTATCGTCGGCACTCAGCGATATCACTTCCAAGGCCGGCTCCGGTGGTGCCGGCGTTGCCAGCAGCAGCACGTTGACCAGTGGCAGCAGTTTTTACCAGACAACCTACGATCCCAAGGATTGGCGCGGCACGATCAGGTCGTTCGGCTTTACCTCGACCGGCACGGTAAATACCTCGGCGGCGCAATGGTCGACCGACACCACCATCGTGCCCTCTGCCACAGCGCCGACTTTCCAGTCATGGAACACCTTGAGCAACACGCCCATTGCTCTGGCATTCGGCAGCTTTTCCCCAGCCCAGCAGAACACGTTGAATCAGGGCCTGCCCACCGGTATCAGCGGCACTGAACTGGTGGAGTGGAGCAAAGGGACCAACAGGGCCGGGCTCAAAGTGCGCACTGCGCTGCTGGGCGACATCATCAATTCGCCGCTGGTACTCGCGTCGCCTTCGGACAAGACCGCATCCGATCTGACGGGTGACAGCAGTTACACCAACTACCTGACCACCAAGGCTGCGAACATGAATACCAGTCTGGTAGTGAACGCCAACGACGGTTTCGTCAACGTGATCAATTCGGCGAACGGCACCCGCCGTTATGCCTACATGCCCTCCAGCGTGCTGCCTTCGTTGCGGCTGATTGCGGATACCAATTACGTCAACGGCGTCAGCCACAAGTTTCTCGTGGATGGTCAGCTCGGCGTGTTCGATGCGCAGGCCGGCACCACCTGGAGAACGCTGGCCATTGGCGGAACGGGGGCCGGTGGCAAAACCTTCTACGGACTGCAACTGTTCGATGCCTCGGCAGGCAACGTGATCAAGGCACTGTGGGAAGTCAGTGCGCCGGCTACGGCCAATGCGTCGAATGCTTTCAATGATCTGGGTTACGCCTACGCCCGTCCGGAAGTGGCACGCTTGGCCAATGGTCGCTGGGCGACATTCATCGCCAACGGCTACGGCAGCAATTCGGGGGTTGCGGCTTTGTATGTACTGGATGCAATGGATGGTTCGCTGATCAGGAAAATCGTCATCGACAGCACGGAAACCACTAACGGTCTGTCTTCGGTAAAGCTCAGGGTCAACTCTTCCAACGTAGTGCAGGCTGCCTACGCTGGTGACCTGAAGGGGCGTATGTGGAAATTCGACTTGAGCGCACCCGGGGCAGAAAGCTGGGGCGTTGCGTTTGCCGGCAAGCCTTTGTTTACAGCCCCGGGTGGGGCAACGCAGCCGATTACTGCGCAACCGCTGCTGGCGGATAATCCGCAGGGCGGCAAGCAAGTGTTCTTTGGCACCGGCAAGTTCAACGAGACTGCCGACAAGACCAACAAGGATCTGCAGGCGTTCTATTCAATCTGGGATGCAGAGGGTGGGGCCGGCCAAATCACCGTTAGCAGTTTGCAAGCGCAGGCGATTACCGGCTCGTTCTCCGGCAGTTCCGGGCAGTTTCTGACCACCAGCCAGAATGAAACGACCTATCCGGCAGAGAAAGGCTGGTATCTGCCGCTGGTGTATAACAACGTGCTGACCGGCGAGCGCGTGATCAACCAGGCCAGCATCGTGCTGGGGCGAGTCGTTTTTACCACCGCCAGCGTCGATACCACTGACCCTTGTTCGAGCTTTGGTACGGGCCGACTGGTCGAACTCGATGCGTTCAACGGTAAGATGCTCAACTACGCCGTGATCGACACCAACGGTGACCGTTTGGTCGATGGCACTGACACGATATCAAGTGGCGTGGTATTCACCGGTGGCATTCCGACCCTTAACGTCATTTCAGCCGGTGGTACGGGAAAGGTCGTGACCGACACCAGTGGCGTCATCACCACCATTGTAGAGAAGGGTGGCGGCGGCAGCCGTCGTATCATGTGGCGACAAATCCAGTAA
- a CDS encoding type IV pilin protein has product MRRSSRGFTLIEIMIVIAIIGIILTISIPSYNEYVKKGRRAEVVSLLSEQAQTLERFYTRNNVYTGVTGLSSGNDFYTITPTLTDQTFVLTAIRKTGSAMATDKCGDFTLTNTGVRSMNNATTGVTAKDCWGR; this is encoded by the coding sequence ATGCGCAGATCCAGCCGAGGTTTTACCCTGATCGAGATCATGATCGTCATCGCGATTATCGGGATCATCCTCACCATCAGCATCCCCAGCTACAACGAATACGTGAAGAAGGGCCGTCGCGCCGAAGTGGTCTCGCTGCTCTCGGAGCAGGCGCAGACCCTCGAACGCTTCTATACCCGCAACAATGTCTACACCGGCGTCACCGGGCTGAGCTCGGGCAATGATTTCTACACCATCACCCCGACGCTGACCGACCAGACCTTTGTGCTCACCGCTATTCGTAAAACCGGCTCGGCCATGGCCACCGACAAGTGCGGGGATTTCACCCTGACCAACACCGGCGTGCGAAGCATGAACAACGCGACCACCGGAGTGACCGCCAAGGATTGCTGGGGCCGCTGA
- the thiO gene encoding glycine oxidase ThiO, which yields MTRQQQVVIVGGGVIGLLTAYNLASEVRSVVLLDRSNVGQESSWAGGGIVSPLYPWRYSPAVTALAHWSQDFYPQLGQRLFADTGVDPEVHTTGLYWLDLDDEAAALAWAERENRPLRAVDISAAHDAVPVLGSGFSRAIYMADVANVRNPRLVKSLKAALLALPNVMIHEQCEVSGFVREGERVVGVQTPTGVINGDQIVLTAGAWSGDLLQTLSLTLPVEPVKGQMILYKCAADFLPSMVLAKGRYAIPRRDGHILIGSTLEHEGYDKTPTDVALQSLKASAIELLPALADAEVVGHWAGLRPGSPEGIPFIGRVPGCEGLWLNCGHYRNGLVLAPASCQLFADVMLGRAPIIDPAPYAPEGRI from the coding sequence ATGACCAGGCAACAGCAAGTGGTGATTGTCGGCGGCGGGGTGATTGGCCTGCTCACTGCCTACAATCTCGCCTCCGAAGTGCGCAGCGTGGTGCTGCTGGACCGCTCGAATGTCGGCCAGGAATCGTCCTGGGCTGGCGGCGGCATCGTCTCGCCGTTATACCCGTGGCGCTACAGTCCGGCAGTCACCGCGCTGGCGCATTGGTCGCAGGACTTTTATCCACAGCTCGGCCAGCGCTTGTTTGCCGACACGGGGGTTGATCCTGAGGTGCACACCACTGGCCTGTATTGGCTGGATCTGGACGATGAAGCCGCAGCCCTGGCCTGGGCCGAGCGGGAAAATCGGCCGCTGCGGGCTGTGGATATCTCGGCGGCACATGACGCGGTGCCGGTGCTCGGCAGCGGTTTCAGCCGAGCGATCTACATGGCCGATGTCGCCAACGTGCGCAATCCACGGCTGGTCAAATCGCTGAAAGCCGCGCTGCTGGCGCTGCCGAATGTGATGATTCATGAGCAATGCGAAGTCAGTGGCTTCGTCCGCGAGGGCGAGCGCGTGGTCGGCGTGCAGACTCCGACGGGCGTGATCAACGGCGATCAGATTGTGCTGACAGCGGGGGCGTGGAGCGGTGATCTGCTCCAGACGCTGAGCCTGACGTTGCCGGTCGAGCCGGTCAAAGGCCAGATGATTCTCTATAAGTGCGCGGCTGATTTCCTGCCGAGCATGGTGCTGGCCAAGGGGCGATATGCGATCCCGCGTCGCGACGGTCACATTTTGATCGGCAGCACGCTGGAGCACGAAGGCTACGACAAGACCCCGACCGATGTCGCGCTGCAAAGCCTCAAGGCCTCGGCCATCGAGTTGTTACCAGCGCTGGCGGATGCCGAGGTGGTCGGGCATTGGGCCGGGCTGCGGCCGGGGTCGCCGGAGGGCATTCCGTTTATTGGCCGGGTGCCGGGGTGCGAGGGGTTGTGGCTGAACTGCGGGCATTACCGCAACGGGCTGGTGCTGGCGCCGGCGTCGTGTCAGTTGTTTGCTGACGTGATGCTGGGGCGGGCGCCGATTATTGATCCCGCGCCGTATGCGCCTGAGGGCCGGATTTAG
- a CDS encoding sigma-54-dependent transcriptional regulator: MNTSPRQKILIVDDEPDIRELLEITLGRMKLETFSARNLGEAQALLQREHFDLCLTDMRLPDGTGLELVQHIQQRAPHLPVAMITAYGSLETAINALKAGAFDFLTKPVELPRLRELVSSALRLPTAGGLSTAIERRLLGDSPPMANLRKQIDKLARSQAPVYISGESGSGKELVARLIHEQGPRASQPFVPVNCGAIPSELMESEFFGHRKGSFTGAVEDKPGLFQAAHGGTLFLDEVADLPLSMQVKLLRAIQEKAVRSVGGQQETVVDVRILCATHKDLEAEVSAERFRQDLYYRLNVIELRVPSLRERRDDIEALAMHVLKRLAKDTGQPEARLHPQALEALKNYRFPGNVRELENVLERAHTLCENRTIEAQDLRLSEGNCTADGAMADLTQIDNLEDYLESVERKLILQALEETRWNRTAAAQRLSLSFRSMRYRLKKLGLD, from the coding sequence TTGAATACAAGCCCACGGCAAAAAATTCTAATCGTCGACGACGAACCGGATATCCGCGAGCTCCTGGAAATCACCCTGGGACGGATGAAACTCGAGACCTTCAGCGCACGCAATCTGGGCGAAGCTCAGGCGCTGTTGCAGCGCGAGCACTTTGACCTGTGCCTGACCGACATGCGCCTGCCCGACGGCACCGGGCTGGAGCTGGTGCAACACATTCAGCAACGCGCTCCACACCTGCCGGTGGCGATGATCACGGCGTACGGAAGCCTGGAAACTGCGATCAATGCGCTGAAGGCCGGGGCGTTCGACTTCCTCACCAAACCGGTGGAACTGCCGCGCTTGCGCGAACTGGTCAGCTCGGCGCTGCGCCTGCCGACAGCGGGCGGCTTGAGCACGGCAATCGAGCGACGCTTGCTGGGCGATTCGCCGCCGATGGCCAATCTGCGCAAGCAGATCGACAAGCTCGCACGCAGTCAGGCACCGGTGTACATCAGTGGTGAATCCGGCAGCGGCAAAGAACTGGTCGCCCGTCTGATCCACGAACAAGGTCCGCGCGCCAGCCAGCCGTTTGTGCCGGTGAACTGCGGGGCGATTCCGTCAGAGCTGATGGAAAGCGAGTTCTTCGGTCACCGCAAAGGCAGCTTCACCGGTGCCGTCGAGGACAAGCCCGGGCTGTTTCAAGCGGCCCATGGCGGCACTCTGTTTCTCGATGAAGTCGCCGACCTGCCGCTGTCGATGCAGGTAAAATTGCTGCGAGCGATTCAGGAAAAAGCCGTGCGCAGCGTCGGCGGCCAGCAGGAAACGGTGGTGGATGTGCGCATCCTTTGCGCCACGCACAAAGACCTTGAAGCCGAAGTTTCGGCCGAACGCTTCCGCCAGGATCTTTATTACCGGCTCAACGTCATCGAACTGCGCGTGCCGTCCCTGCGCGAACGCCGCGACGACATCGAGGCGCTTGCCATGCACGTGCTCAAGCGCCTGGCCAAAGACACCGGACAACCCGAAGCACGCCTGCACCCGCAGGCGCTGGAGGCGCTGAAGAACTATCGCTTTCCCGGCAATGTGCGCGAACTGGAGAACGTCCTCGAACGCGCGCACACCCTGTGTGAAAACCGCACGATCGAGGCGCAGGATCTGCGCTTGAGCGAAGGCAATTGCACGGCGGACGGGGCGATGGCCGATCTGACACAGATCGACAATCTCGAGGATTATCTGGAGAGCGTCGAGAGGAAGCTGATTCTGCAGGCGCTGGAGGAAACCCGCTGGAACCGCACGGCGGCGGCGCAGCGGTTGAGTCTGTCGTTTCGGTCGATGCGCTATCGGCTGAAGAAGTTGGGCCTGGATTAA